A stretch of DNA from Planctomycetia bacterium:
GCACTGGCCGCTGTGAAACGGCTCTATCGCTTCGAGTATGGCATCAGTCGCGCACGTCTGAACTAACATCCAGCGGCAGTTCAAAACAGAACGGAAGAAGGGACGGAAAAGGGGATAACTACATATCCCCCCTCTTATCTTGCCGGCAGCTCAGCCAAAGCTTTCACATTCGCCTAGGACCAAGGCGCAGGCGGCGAACATGGCGCTTTTGTGTAGGCGTTGCCGGTGAAGAAGTTGACGGCCTACTTCTGCCTGAACTGGAAGACGGTCAAGGGGATCGACAAGCAGAGCCTGCGGGCGAAGCTGGGCGGGCGGACCTGTCCAACGTCGAGTTGCGATGGCATGGCGGTTTCATTTTGTTGAGGATAAACCTGCAACATCCTAGGCCGCTGTTCGTGGGAAGGGACGCAGGGAATCCCTTATCACACGGTTCTAACAAGCGACCCAACCACCTCTGTGTGCATTTAGAGTGCGCAAGAACCCCTTGCTCTTGAGCAGCACCAGATGATCCACCGCACCAACGGCAGTTCATCATCACGCGCTTTTGGCAGGTGGTGGCGCGAAACAGGTTCTATTCGAGTGAGTTACTACTGCACTGCAATCGGATCGTCACGATTGTGCCGGTGTTGAGAGTCGAATCGTAAGCGATAGTACCACCGTGAGCTTCGATGATTCGTCGGCAAATGGAAAGCCCAAGGCCCAGTCCGCTGGACTTCGTGGTGAAGAAAGGCTCGGTCAGACGAGAGAGATGCTCCGGCGACATGCCCGTCCCGTTATCAGCGAACGCCAGATGCACGTACAGCACAGGGTTGAGCCATGTTGTGTAATACGGCGAGGCCTCGGCATTCTGCCGCCAGCCGTGCAGGCGAACATCAACTTCAAAGAGGGTCACCGTAACGAGCAGCAATCCGCCCAGCGATAATTGCGCTTTGCGATGCAGTGCGTATTGCCCTCGGTATTTGACGATGTAAATGCTCCATGCCATCACGGGGATCACCGCGAACATGGCGAGGGCTATCACATCCATCATGAACGAGGCGCGGCTGAAGGGGAGAAATCCTGGCGTGGTTTGACTTCCTTGTGACTGAACGTGGGGGTAGCGGCATCCGGTTCCGCGTCTATTCCAACCATACTTGGTAGTGCCGCGTTTCAGTTTTAAGTTCGAACAGCGGCTGCGGCGACAAGCCGAGTTCGCACGCCCGCCGGGCAATGTGTTCCAGATCGATTCCGGCGGCCACAATGCGGGGCAGCACATCGTCGGGAATGAGTTCATTCAAACGCACCACTTGCGCGGCGGGCATGGAAACACTCACGACCTGCGACTCGCCTTCCAA
This window harbors:
- a CDS encoding ATP-binding protein, whose protein sequence is MMDVIALAMFAVIPVMAWSIYIVKYRGQYALHRKAQLSLGGLLLVTVTLFEVDVRLHGWRQNAEASPYYTTWLNPVLYVHLAFADNGTGMSPEHLSRLTEPFFTTKSSGLGLGLSICRRIIEAHGGTIAYDSTLNTGTIVTIRLQCSSNSLE